Proteins co-encoded in one Maylandia zebra isolate NMK-2024a linkage group LG16, Mzebra_GT3a, whole genome shotgun sequence genomic window:
- the scel gene encoding sciellin isoform X1, with amino-acid sequence MSAYKTGKTSLLKDNSWIRKPDDEEEPVDQDPNFARSVLGQYKSNETLASLEPEEETATKPSNTATSVQELSKRFGGKQNDLKTNTLSSTKTSYTKSTYSSVKADSPTVTTTTKTTVTEYPKTSTKTTTVTKDGSTTETTTTTTQSVKSPVTKTPISSGTFSDRVRTSSKGQEYQPYSPTLTTPKVTETTVTLTKDTEDKVYDTHLPSSIQDDLSPAESKTTISTTKTVTVKSSTDTNAKDQLYDTLIPGSVKADDSKSIVSTTKTVTVKSSYDDDVFKAKTPTKTSFKAEDQLYDTLLPTSIRSDSSSPVSSSSVKKTEIVTVESSRGGESPSPVSTSSTRSLSSYSSYSSDIPSTRTTSYTITTSDDYSSNRNTYTYSRPDSSYEYTSITSPSIYSSTSYRSRSRSDDILSEPTYSKSSVKSAYAPPERTVLEKDLCTVCRKPFTGDAKMVLDDINMKCHASCFKCEVCNITLGNLKAGDSLWIYKRMVHCSNCFEVTKEKWQR; translated from the exons ATGAGCGCTTACAAAACTG GCAAGACTTCTCTTCTAAAAGACAACAGCTGGATCAGAAAACCAGATGATGAGGAAGAACCTGTTGA CCAAGATCCAAACTTCGCCAGAAGTGTTCTAGGTCAATACAAATCCAATGAAACTCTTGCGag TTTAGAGCCTGAAGAAGAAACAGCCACCAAACCAAGCAACACAGCTACATCTGTGCAAGAGCTCAGCAAGAG GTTCGGTGGAAAGCAGAATGACCTGAAGACCAA cACTCTTTCTTCCACTAAGACCTCCTACACTAAAAG TACATATTCATCTGTGAAGGCAGATTCACCCACTGT CACCACCACAACCAAGACTACTGTGACAGAGTATCCAAAGACAAG CACCAAAACAACCACAGTCACCAAGGATGGATCAACTACTGAGACCACTACTACCACCACCCAAAGCGTCAA GTCTCCTGTGACTAAAACTCCAATCAGCTCTGGGACATTCTCTGACCGGGTCAGGACTTCCAGCAAAGG GCAAGAATACCAACCCTACTCACCTACCTTAACGACACCCAAAGTGACGGAGACAACTGTTACCCTCACCAAAGA TACGGAGGACAAAGTTTACGACACGCACCTCCCCTCATCCATCCAGGATGATCTGTCACCCGCAGAGAG CAAAACAACTATCTCCACAACTAAGACTGTGACAGTGAAAAGCAGCACTGACACAAA TGCTAAAGACCAACTCTATGATACACTCATTCCAGGTTCAGTCAAGGCTGATGACAG CAAATCAATCGTGTCCACTACTAAGACTGTGACAGTGAAAAGCAGCTATGATGA tGATGTTTTTAAAGCTAAAACCCCCACAAAGACTTCCTTTAA AGCTGAGGATCAGCTGTATGACACCCTGCTGCCTACTTCCATCAGATCTGATTCCTCTTCCCCAGTCAG CAGCTCAAGCGTCAAAAAGACAGAGATTGTCACTGTGGAGAGCAGCAGAGG AGGAGAAAGTCCCTCTCCAGTGTCAACATCTTCTACCCGCAGCCTCTCCAG CTACAGTTCATACTCCAGTGATATACCCTCCACTCGCACCACCTCCTATACCATAACTACCAG TGATGACTATAGCAGCAACCGCAACACTTATACTTACTCCAGACCAGACTCCAG tTATGAGTACACCAGTATCACAAGTCCCTCCATCTACTCTTCTACATCATACAGGAGCCGCAg CAGGTCAGATGACATTCTGTCAGAGCCAACCTACTCAAAGTCTTCCGTGAAGAGTGCATATGCACCTCCTGAAAG GACAGTGCTAGAGAAAGATCTGTGCACAGTCTGCCGTAAGCCCTTCACTGGTGATGCCAAGATGGTCCTGGATGACATAAATATGAAATGCCATGCTTCCTGCTTTAAA TGTGAGGTGTGTAACATTACTTTGGGTAATCTAAAGGCTGGGGACAGCTTGTGGATTTACAAGCGTATGGTTCACTGTTCGAACTGCTTTGAGGTCACCAAAG AAAAATGGCAACGCTGA
- the scel gene encoding sciellin isoform X2 produces MSAYKTGKTSLLKDNSWIRKPDDEEEPVDQDPNFARSVLGQYKSNETLASLEPEEETATKPSNTATSVQELSKRFGGKQNDLKTNTLSSTKTSYTKSTYSSVKADSPTVTTTTKTTVTEYPKTSTKTTTVTKDGSTTETTTTTTQSVKSPVTKTPISSGTFSDRVRTSSKGQEYQPYSPTLTTPKVTETTVTLTKDTEDKVYDTHLPSSIQDDLSPAESKTTISTTKTVTVKSSTDTNAKDQLYDTLIPGSVKADDSKSIVSTTKTVTVKSSYDDDVFKAKTPTKTSFKAEDQLYDTLLPTSIRSDSSSPVSSSVKKTEIVTVESSRGGESPSPVSTSSTRSLSSYSSYSSDIPSTRTTSYTITTSDDYSSNRNTYTYSRPDSSYEYTSITSPSIYSSTSYRSRSRSDDILSEPTYSKSSVKSAYAPPERTVLEKDLCTVCRKPFTGDAKMVLDDINMKCHASCFKCEVCNITLGNLKAGDSLWIYKRMVHCSNCFEVTKEKWQR; encoded by the exons ATGAGCGCTTACAAAACTG GCAAGACTTCTCTTCTAAAAGACAACAGCTGGATCAGAAAACCAGATGATGAGGAAGAACCTGTTGA CCAAGATCCAAACTTCGCCAGAAGTGTTCTAGGTCAATACAAATCCAATGAAACTCTTGCGag TTTAGAGCCTGAAGAAGAAACAGCCACCAAACCAAGCAACACAGCTACATCTGTGCAAGAGCTCAGCAAGAG GTTCGGTGGAAAGCAGAATGACCTGAAGACCAA cACTCTTTCTTCCACTAAGACCTCCTACACTAAAAG TACATATTCATCTGTGAAGGCAGATTCACCCACTGT CACCACCACAACCAAGACTACTGTGACAGAGTATCCAAAGACAAG CACCAAAACAACCACAGTCACCAAGGATGGATCAACTACTGAGACCACTACTACCACCACCCAAAGCGTCAA GTCTCCTGTGACTAAAACTCCAATCAGCTCTGGGACATTCTCTGACCGGGTCAGGACTTCCAGCAAAGG GCAAGAATACCAACCCTACTCACCTACCTTAACGACACCCAAAGTGACGGAGACAACTGTTACCCTCACCAAAGA TACGGAGGACAAAGTTTACGACACGCACCTCCCCTCATCCATCCAGGATGATCTGTCACCCGCAGAGAG CAAAACAACTATCTCCACAACTAAGACTGTGACAGTGAAAAGCAGCACTGACACAAA TGCTAAAGACCAACTCTATGATACACTCATTCCAGGTTCAGTCAAGGCTGATGACAG CAAATCAATCGTGTCCACTACTAAGACTGTGACAGTGAAAAGCAGCTATGATGA tGATGTTTTTAAAGCTAAAACCCCCACAAAGACTTCCTTTAA AGCTGAGGATCAGCTGTATGACACCCTGCTGCCTACTTCCATCAGATCTGATTCCTCTTCCCCAGTCAG CTCAAGCGTCAAAAAGACAGAGATTGTCACTGTGGAGAGCAGCAGAGG AGGAGAAAGTCCCTCTCCAGTGTCAACATCTTCTACCCGCAGCCTCTCCAG CTACAGTTCATACTCCAGTGATATACCCTCCACTCGCACCACCTCCTATACCATAACTACCAG TGATGACTATAGCAGCAACCGCAACACTTATACTTACTCCAGACCAGACTCCAG tTATGAGTACACCAGTATCACAAGTCCCTCCATCTACTCTTCTACATCATACAGGAGCCGCAg CAGGTCAGATGACATTCTGTCAGAGCCAACCTACTCAAAGTCTTCCGTGAAGAGTGCATATGCACCTCCTGAAAG GACAGTGCTAGAGAAAGATCTGTGCACAGTCTGCCGTAAGCCCTTCACTGGTGATGCCAAGATGGTCCTGGATGACATAAATATGAAATGCCATGCTTCCTGCTTTAAA TGTGAGGTGTGTAACATTACTTTGGGTAATCTAAAGGCTGGGGACAGCTTGTGGATTTACAAGCGTATGGTTCACTGTTCGAACTGCTTTGAGGTCACCAAAG AAAAATGGCAACGCTGA
- the scel gene encoding sciellin isoform X3, with product MSAYKTGKTSLLKDNSWIRKPDDEEEPVDQDPNFARSVLGQYKSNETLASLEPEEETATKPSNTATSVQELSKRFGGKQNDLKTNTLSSTKTSYTKSTYSSVKADSPTVTTTTKTTVTEYPKTSTKTTTVTKDGSTTETTTTTTQSVKSPVTKTPISSGTFSDRVRTSSKGQEYQPYSPTLTTPKVTETTVTLTKDTEDKVYDTHLPSSIQDDLSPAESKTTISTTKTVTVKSSTDTNAKDQLYDTLIPGSVKADDSKSIVSTTKTVTVKSSYDDDVFKAKTPTKTSFKAEDQLYDTLLPTSIRSDSSSPVSSSSVKKTEIVTVESSRGGESPSPVSTSSTRSLSSYSSYSSDIPSTRTTSYTITTSDDYSSNRNTYTYSRPDSSYEYTSITSPSIYSSTSYRSRRSDDILSEPTYSKSSVKSAYAPPERTVLEKDLCTVCRKPFTGDAKMVLDDINMKCHASCFKCEVCNITLGNLKAGDSLWIYKRMVHCSNCFEVTKEKWQR from the exons ATGAGCGCTTACAAAACTG GCAAGACTTCTCTTCTAAAAGACAACAGCTGGATCAGAAAACCAGATGATGAGGAAGAACCTGTTGA CCAAGATCCAAACTTCGCCAGAAGTGTTCTAGGTCAATACAAATCCAATGAAACTCTTGCGag TTTAGAGCCTGAAGAAGAAACAGCCACCAAACCAAGCAACACAGCTACATCTGTGCAAGAGCTCAGCAAGAG GTTCGGTGGAAAGCAGAATGACCTGAAGACCAA cACTCTTTCTTCCACTAAGACCTCCTACACTAAAAG TACATATTCATCTGTGAAGGCAGATTCACCCACTGT CACCACCACAACCAAGACTACTGTGACAGAGTATCCAAAGACAAG CACCAAAACAACCACAGTCACCAAGGATGGATCAACTACTGAGACCACTACTACCACCACCCAAAGCGTCAA GTCTCCTGTGACTAAAACTCCAATCAGCTCTGGGACATTCTCTGACCGGGTCAGGACTTCCAGCAAAGG GCAAGAATACCAACCCTACTCACCTACCTTAACGACACCCAAAGTGACGGAGACAACTGTTACCCTCACCAAAGA TACGGAGGACAAAGTTTACGACACGCACCTCCCCTCATCCATCCAGGATGATCTGTCACCCGCAGAGAG CAAAACAACTATCTCCACAACTAAGACTGTGACAGTGAAAAGCAGCACTGACACAAA TGCTAAAGACCAACTCTATGATACACTCATTCCAGGTTCAGTCAAGGCTGATGACAG CAAATCAATCGTGTCCACTACTAAGACTGTGACAGTGAAAAGCAGCTATGATGA tGATGTTTTTAAAGCTAAAACCCCCACAAAGACTTCCTTTAA AGCTGAGGATCAGCTGTATGACACCCTGCTGCCTACTTCCATCAGATCTGATTCCTCTTCCCCAGTCAG CAGCTCAAGCGTCAAAAAGACAGAGATTGTCACTGTGGAGAGCAGCAGAGG AGGAGAAAGTCCCTCTCCAGTGTCAACATCTTCTACCCGCAGCCTCTCCAG CTACAGTTCATACTCCAGTGATATACCCTCCACTCGCACCACCTCCTATACCATAACTACCAG TGATGACTATAGCAGCAACCGCAACACTTATACTTACTCCAGACCAGACTCCAG tTATGAGTACACCAGTATCACAAGTCCCTCCATCTACTCTTCTACATCATACAGGAGCCGCAg GTCAGATGACATTCTGTCAGAGCCAACCTACTCAAAGTCTTCCGTGAAGAGTGCATATGCACCTCCTGAAAG GACAGTGCTAGAGAAAGATCTGTGCACAGTCTGCCGTAAGCCCTTCACTGGTGATGCCAAGATGGTCCTGGATGACATAAATATGAAATGCCATGCTTCCTGCTTTAAA TGTGAGGTGTGTAACATTACTTTGGGTAATCTAAAGGCTGGGGACAGCTTGTGGATTTACAAGCGTATGGTTCACTGTTCGAACTGCTTTGAGGTCACCAAAG AAAAATGGCAACGCTGA
- the scel gene encoding sciellin isoform X4 yields MSAYKTGKTSLLKDNSWIRKPDDEEEPVDQDPNFARSVLGQYKSNETLASLEPEEETATKPSNTATSVQELSKRFGGKQNDLKTNTLSSTKTSYTKSTYSSVKADSPTVTTTTKTTVTEYPKTSTKTTTVTKDGSTTETTTTTTQSVKSPVTKTPISSGTFSDRVRTSSKGQEYQPYSPTLTTPKVTETTVTLTKDTEDKVYDTHLPSSIQDDLSPAESKTTISTTKTVTVKSSTDTNAKDQLYDTLIPGSVKADDSKSIVSTTKTVTVKSSYDEAEDQLYDTLLPTSIRSDSSSPVSSSSVKKTEIVTVESSRGGESPSPVSTSSTRSLSSYSSYSSDIPSTRTTSYTITTSDDYSSNRNTYTYSRPDSSYEYTSITSPSIYSSTSYRSRSRSDDILSEPTYSKSSVKSAYAPPERTVLEKDLCTVCRKPFTGDAKMVLDDINMKCHASCFKCEVCNITLGNLKAGDSLWIYKRMVHCSNCFEVTKEKWQR; encoded by the exons ATGAGCGCTTACAAAACTG GCAAGACTTCTCTTCTAAAAGACAACAGCTGGATCAGAAAACCAGATGATGAGGAAGAACCTGTTGA CCAAGATCCAAACTTCGCCAGAAGTGTTCTAGGTCAATACAAATCCAATGAAACTCTTGCGag TTTAGAGCCTGAAGAAGAAACAGCCACCAAACCAAGCAACACAGCTACATCTGTGCAAGAGCTCAGCAAGAG GTTCGGTGGAAAGCAGAATGACCTGAAGACCAA cACTCTTTCTTCCACTAAGACCTCCTACACTAAAAG TACATATTCATCTGTGAAGGCAGATTCACCCACTGT CACCACCACAACCAAGACTACTGTGACAGAGTATCCAAAGACAAG CACCAAAACAACCACAGTCACCAAGGATGGATCAACTACTGAGACCACTACTACCACCACCCAAAGCGTCAA GTCTCCTGTGACTAAAACTCCAATCAGCTCTGGGACATTCTCTGACCGGGTCAGGACTTCCAGCAAAGG GCAAGAATACCAACCCTACTCACCTACCTTAACGACACCCAAAGTGACGGAGACAACTGTTACCCTCACCAAAGA TACGGAGGACAAAGTTTACGACACGCACCTCCCCTCATCCATCCAGGATGATCTGTCACCCGCAGAGAG CAAAACAACTATCTCCACAACTAAGACTGTGACAGTGAAAAGCAGCACTGACACAAA TGCTAAAGACCAACTCTATGATACACTCATTCCAGGTTCAGTCAAGGCTGATGACAG CAAATCAATCGTGTCCACTACTAAGACTGTGACAGTGAAAAGCAGCTATGATGA AGCTGAGGATCAGCTGTATGACACCCTGCTGCCTACTTCCATCAGATCTGATTCCTCTTCCCCAGTCAG CAGCTCAAGCGTCAAAAAGACAGAGATTGTCACTGTGGAGAGCAGCAGAGG AGGAGAAAGTCCCTCTCCAGTGTCAACATCTTCTACCCGCAGCCTCTCCAG CTACAGTTCATACTCCAGTGATATACCCTCCACTCGCACCACCTCCTATACCATAACTACCAG TGATGACTATAGCAGCAACCGCAACACTTATACTTACTCCAGACCAGACTCCAG tTATGAGTACACCAGTATCACAAGTCCCTCCATCTACTCTTCTACATCATACAGGAGCCGCAg CAGGTCAGATGACATTCTGTCAGAGCCAACCTACTCAAAGTCTTCCGTGAAGAGTGCATATGCACCTCCTGAAAG GACAGTGCTAGAGAAAGATCTGTGCACAGTCTGCCGTAAGCCCTTCACTGGTGATGCCAAGATGGTCCTGGATGACATAAATATGAAATGCCATGCTTCCTGCTTTAAA TGTGAGGTGTGTAACATTACTTTGGGTAATCTAAAGGCTGGGGACAGCTTGTGGATTTACAAGCGTATGGTTCACTGTTCGAACTGCTTTGAGGTCACCAAAG AAAAATGGCAACGCTGA
- the scel gene encoding sciellin isoform X5 produces MSAYKTGKTSLLKDNSWIRKPDDEEEPVDQDPNFARSVLGQYKSNETLASLEPEEETATKPSNTATSVQELSKRFGGKQNDLKTNTLSSTKTSYTKSTYSSVKADSPTVTTTTKTTVTEYPKTSTKTTTVTKDGSTTETTTTTTQSVKSPVTKTPISSGTFSDRVRTSSKGQEYQPYSPTLTTPKVTETTVTLTKDTEDKVYDTHLPSSIQDDLSPAESKTTISTTKTVTVKSSTDTNAKDQLYDTLIPGSVKADDSKSIVSTTKTVTVKSSYDEAEDQLYDTLLPTSIRSDSSSPVSSSVKKTEIVTVESSRGGESPSPVSTSSTRSLSSYSSYSSDIPSTRTTSYTITTSDDYSSNRNTYTYSRPDSSYEYTSITSPSIYSSTSYRSRSRSDDILSEPTYSKSSVKSAYAPPERTVLEKDLCTVCRKPFTGDAKMVLDDINMKCHASCFKCEVCNITLGNLKAGDSLWIYKRMVHCSNCFEVTKEKWQR; encoded by the exons ATGAGCGCTTACAAAACTG GCAAGACTTCTCTTCTAAAAGACAACAGCTGGATCAGAAAACCAGATGATGAGGAAGAACCTGTTGA CCAAGATCCAAACTTCGCCAGAAGTGTTCTAGGTCAATACAAATCCAATGAAACTCTTGCGag TTTAGAGCCTGAAGAAGAAACAGCCACCAAACCAAGCAACACAGCTACATCTGTGCAAGAGCTCAGCAAGAG GTTCGGTGGAAAGCAGAATGACCTGAAGACCAA cACTCTTTCTTCCACTAAGACCTCCTACACTAAAAG TACATATTCATCTGTGAAGGCAGATTCACCCACTGT CACCACCACAACCAAGACTACTGTGACAGAGTATCCAAAGACAAG CACCAAAACAACCACAGTCACCAAGGATGGATCAACTACTGAGACCACTACTACCACCACCCAAAGCGTCAA GTCTCCTGTGACTAAAACTCCAATCAGCTCTGGGACATTCTCTGACCGGGTCAGGACTTCCAGCAAAGG GCAAGAATACCAACCCTACTCACCTACCTTAACGACACCCAAAGTGACGGAGACAACTGTTACCCTCACCAAAGA TACGGAGGACAAAGTTTACGACACGCACCTCCCCTCATCCATCCAGGATGATCTGTCACCCGCAGAGAG CAAAACAACTATCTCCACAACTAAGACTGTGACAGTGAAAAGCAGCACTGACACAAA TGCTAAAGACCAACTCTATGATACACTCATTCCAGGTTCAGTCAAGGCTGATGACAG CAAATCAATCGTGTCCACTACTAAGACTGTGACAGTGAAAAGCAGCTATGATGA AGCTGAGGATCAGCTGTATGACACCCTGCTGCCTACTTCCATCAGATCTGATTCCTCTTCCCCAGTCAG CTCAAGCGTCAAAAAGACAGAGATTGTCACTGTGGAGAGCAGCAGAGG AGGAGAAAGTCCCTCTCCAGTGTCAACATCTTCTACCCGCAGCCTCTCCAG CTACAGTTCATACTCCAGTGATATACCCTCCACTCGCACCACCTCCTATACCATAACTACCAG TGATGACTATAGCAGCAACCGCAACACTTATACTTACTCCAGACCAGACTCCAG tTATGAGTACACCAGTATCACAAGTCCCTCCATCTACTCTTCTACATCATACAGGAGCCGCAg CAGGTCAGATGACATTCTGTCAGAGCCAACCTACTCAAAGTCTTCCGTGAAGAGTGCATATGCACCTCCTGAAAG GACAGTGCTAGAGAAAGATCTGTGCACAGTCTGCCGTAAGCCCTTCACTGGTGATGCCAAGATGGTCCTGGATGACATAAATATGAAATGCCATGCTTCCTGCTTTAAA TGTGAGGTGTGTAACATTACTTTGGGTAATCTAAAGGCTGGGGACAGCTTGTGGATTTACAAGCGTATGGTTCACTGTTCGAACTGCTTTGAGGTCACCAAAG AAAAATGGCAACGCTGA